One window of the Zea mays cultivar B73 chromosome 3, Zm-B73-REFERENCE-NAM-5.0, whole genome shotgun sequence genome contains the following:
- the LOC100272682 gene encoding uncharacterized protein isoform X4, giving the protein MFIPKVLPAGTPHHAFSLPTPNAAIAGTISLIWENSERYISLIWENSESLWYGNLTNMQDGYKSGAGTLYLRVANSSGHKLLWIAGVLPSIGFLIFCLILFIWISRSKNKGKGKQDGHHSIMTSDAIKLWEGEKTSTYFAVFSFSQIRNGTDKFSTENMLGEGGFGPVYKGHLPDGQEIAVKRLAANSGQGLTEFKNEVLLIAKLQHSNLVRLLGCCIEEEEMLLVYEYMPNKSLDFFLFEKSRRALLDWEMRMNIIEGVAQGLIYLHKHSRLRVIHRDLKASNILLDTDMNPKISDFGMARIFDPKGTQANTKRVVGTYGYMAPEYAMAGNFSTKSDVFSYGVLLLEIISGMRNAGPRRHGNSVSLLGYAWELWNEGRCHELIDKPLRGRCPENVALRCIHVSLLCVQEQAADRPSMTEVISMITNGSATLPDPKQPGFLSMLVPNETDVAEETCSLNGLSVTILDGR; this is encoded by the exons ATGTTCATCCCAAAAGTTTTACCCGCTGGCACTCCCCACCACGCATTCTCTCTCCCCACCCCCAACGCAGCGATTGCAGGAACCATTTCACTTATCTGGGAGAATTCAGAGAGGTACATTTCACTTATTTGGGAGAATTCAGAGAG CCTATGGTATGGCAATTTAACAAATATGCAGGACGGATATAAGAGTGGAGCAGGGACTCTTTATCTTCGTGTTGCTAATAGTTCAG GTCACAAATTACTTTGGATAGCTGGTGTACTTCCTTCAATTGGATTTCTTATTTTTTGTCTGATCTTGTTTATTTGGATCAGCAGATCAAAAAACAAAG GAAAAGGAAAACAGGATGGTCATCACTCCATAATGACTTCGGATGCTATCAAACTCTGGGAGGGTGAGAAAACAAGCACTTATTTTGCGGTGTTTTCCTTTTCACAAATAAGAAATGGTACAGACAAATTTTCAACAGAAAACATGCTTGGAGAAGGGGGGTTTGGCCCAGTGTACAAG GGCCACTTACCGGATGGGCAAGAGATTGCTGTTAAGAGACTGGCAGCAAATTCAGGGCAAGGGTTAACTGAGTTTAAAAACGAAGTCCTCCTCATAGCTAAACTTCAGCACAGCAATTTAGTCCGGCTGTTAGGTTGCtgcattgaagaggaagagatgcTATTAGTGTATGAGTACATGCCAAACAAAAGCTTGGATTTCTTCTTATTTG AAAAATCAAGAAGAGCTTTGCTAGACTGGGAGATGCGCATGAACATAATCGAAGGGGTCGCGCAGGGTCTTATCTATCTCCACAAGCATTCTCGGCTCAGGGTTATCCATAGGGACCTGAAAGCAAGCAACATTTTGCTGGACACTGATATGAACCCTAAGATCTCGGACTTTGGGATGGCGAGAATATTCGATCCCAAAGGAACGCAAGCCAATACGAAAAGAGTTGTAGGAACATA TGGCTACATGGCTCCCGAGTATGCTATGGCAGGCAATTTCTCCACCAAGTCCGATGTGTTTAGCTACGGAGTGTTGCTTCTGGAGATTATCAGTGGAATGAGAAACGCTGGACCTCGAAGGCATGGCAACTCCGTTAGCCTCCTTGGTTAC GCATGGGAACTATGGAACGAAGGCAGGTGCCATGAGCTCATCGATAAACCATTACGCGGCAGGTGTCCTGAGAACGTAGCGTTAAGATGCATCCATGTCAGCTTGCTGTGTGTTCAGGAGCAAGCTGCGGATCGGCCCTCCATGACTGAGGTCATTTCAATGATTACCAACGGAAGTGCCACGTTACCAGACCCAAAGCAGCCCGGTTTCCTCTCCATGTTGGTCCCAAACGAAACCGATGTCGCTGAAGAAACATGCTCCCTGAATGGTCTCTCAGTCACCATCCTTGACGGAAGATAG
- the LOC100272682 gene encoding uncharacterized protein LOC100272682 isoform 2 (isoform 2 is encoded by transcript variant 2), producing MTKIVLDPNGSLNIAQFSPVTESWTLLWRQPPSCEVSNICGVFGICNNNMSPICHCPLGFEQQAGDTRKGCTRQIQLQCNGDRFVNMSNMRFPDSRVKLSVMGDGKCQLECMKNCSCTAYTYSVLDGCSLWYGNLTNMQDGYKSGAGTLYLRVANSSGHKLLWIAGVLPSIGFLIFCLILFIWISRSKNKGKGKQDGHHSIMTSDAIKLWEGEKTSTYFAVFSFSQIRNGTDKFSTENMLGEGGFGPVYKGHLPDGQEIAVKRLAANSGQGLTEFKNEVLLIAKLQHSNLVRLLGCCIEEEEMLLVYEYMPNKSLDFFLFEKSRRALLDWEMRMNIIEGVAQGLIYLHKHSRLRVIHRDLKASNILLDTDMNPKISDFGMARIFDPKGTQANTKRVVGTYGYMAPEYAMAGNFSTKSDVFSYGVLLLEIISGMRNAGPRRHGNSVSLLGYAWELWNEGRCHELIDKPLRGRCPENVALRCIHVSLLCVQEQAADRPSMTEVISMITNGSATLPDPKQPGFLSMLVPNETDVAEETCSLNGLSVTILDGR from the exons ATGACAAAGATTGTGTTAGATCCAAATGGTTCATTGAACATAGCCCAATTTAGTCCTGTAACTGAGTCATGGACTCTGTTATGGCGACAGCCTCCTAGCTGTGAGGTATCTAACATATGTGGTGTTTTTGGTATATGCAACAACAATATGTCACCCATATGTCATTGTCCACTAGGCTTTGAACAACAAGCAGGAGATACCCGGAAAGGGTGCACTAGGCAAATCCAACTGCAGTGTAATGGTGATAGGTTTGTTAATATGTCCAATATGCGATTCCCTGACTCAAGAGTTAAACTTTCTGTTATGGGAGACGGCAAATGCCAATTGGAATGCATGAAAAATTGCTCCTGCACTGCATACACTTATTCTGTATTGGATGGTTGCAGCCTATGGTATGGCAATTTAACAAATATGCAGGACGGATATAAGAGTGGAGCAGGGACTCTTTATCTTCGTGTTGCTAATAGTTCAG GTCACAAATTACTTTGGATAGCTGGTGTACTTCCTTCAATTGGATTTCTTATTTTTTGTCTGATCTTGTTTATTTGGATCAGCAGATCAAAAAACAAAG GAAAAGGAAAACAGGATGGTCATCACTCCATAATGACTTCGGATGCTATCAAACTCTGGGAGGGTGAGAAAACAAGCACTTATTTTGCGGTGTTTTCCTTTTCACAAATAAGAAATGGTACAGACAAATTTTCAACAGAAAACATGCTTGGAGAAGGGGGGTTTGGCCCAGTGTACAAG GGCCACTTACCGGATGGGCAAGAGATTGCTGTTAAGAGACTGGCAGCAAATTCAGGGCAAGGGTTAACTGAGTTTAAAAACGAAGTCCTCCTCATAGCTAAACTTCAGCACAGCAATTTAGTCCGGCTGTTAGGTTGCtgcattgaagaggaagagatgcTATTAGTGTATGAGTACATGCCAAACAAAAGCTTGGATTTCTTCTTATTTG AAAAATCAAGAAGAGCTTTGCTAGACTGGGAGATGCGCATGAACATAATCGAAGGGGTCGCGCAGGGTCTTATCTATCTCCACAAGCATTCTCGGCTCAGGGTTATCCATAGGGACCTGAAAGCAAGCAACATTTTGCTGGACACTGATATGAACCCTAAGATCTCGGACTTTGGGATGGCGAGAATATTCGATCCCAAAGGAACGCAAGCCAATACGAAAAGAGTTGTAGGAACATA TGGCTACATGGCTCCCGAGTATGCTATGGCAGGCAATTTCTCCACCAAGTCCGATGTGTTTAGCTACGGAGTGTTGCTTCTGGAGATTATCAGTGGAATGAGAAACGCTGGACCTCGAAGGCATGGCAACTCCGTTAGCCTCCTTGGTTAC GCATGGGAACTATGGAACGAAGGCAGGTGCCATGAGCTCATCGATAAACCATTACGCGGCAGGTGTCCTGAGAACGTAGCGTTAAGATGCATCCATGTCAGCTTGCTGTGTGTTCAGGAGCAAGCTGCGGATCGGCCCTCCATGACTGAGGTCATTTCAATGATTACCAACGGAAGTGCCACGTTACCAGACCCAAAGCAGCCCGGTTTCCTCTCCATGTTGGTCCCAAACGAAACCGATGTCGCTGAAGAAACATGCTCCCTGAATGGTCTCTCAGTCACCATCCTTGACGGAAGATAG
- the LOC100272682 gene encoding uncharacterized protein isoform X2, with amino-acid sequence MSRIFVLGFFSPGASSKRYVGIWHNDVSERRVVWVANRNDPLQDTSGILKFDNSSNLIVLDGRGNSFTVAYGRGVQDVEAAMLDNGNFILRSITNQAKIIWQSFDSPTDTWFPGINITLGAKLLTSWKSYDDPAVGDYSFGPGITNASQLIIWWKGIQFWTSLRWNGDTNSLIPELTSLGIIPVLFQCDNLTCTYTANPRDTMTKIVLDPNGSLNIAQFSPVTESWTLLWRQPPSCEVSNICGVFGICNNNMSPICHCPLGFEQQAGDTRKGCTRQIQLQCNGDRFVNMSNMRFPDSRVKLSVMGDGKCQLECMKNCSCTAYTYSVLDGCSLWYGNLTNMQDGYKSGAGTLYLRVANSSGHKLLWIAGVLPSIGFLIFCLILFIWISRSKNKGKGKQDGHHSIMTSDAIKLWEGEKTSTYFAVFSFSQIRNGTDKFSTENMLGEGGFGPVYKGHLPDGQEIAVKRLAANSGQGLTEFKNEVLLIAKLQHSNLVRLLGCCIEEEEMLLVYEYMPNKSLDFFLFEKSRRALLDWEMRMNIIEGVAQGLIYLHKHSRLRVIHRDLKASNILLDTDMNPKISDFGMARIFDPKGTQANTKRVVGTYGYMAPEYAMAGNFSTKSDVFSYGVLLLEIISGMRNAGPRRHGNSVSLLGYAWELWNEGRCHELIDKPLRGRCPENVALRCIHVSLLCVQEQAADRPSMTEVISMITNGSATLPDPKQPGFLSMLVPNETDVAEETCSLNGLSVTILDGR; translated from the exons ATGAGCAGAATTTTCGTGCTCGGTTTCTTTAGCCCTGGAGCTTCGAGCAAGCGATATGTTGGTATATGGCACAACGATGTTTCAGAAAGAAGAGTTGTATGGGTTGCCAACAGGAACGATCCATTACAAGATACTTCTGGCATACTTAAGTTTGATAACAGTAGCAATCTGATCGTTTTAGATGGGAGGGGCAACTCATTCACAGTGGCTTATGGACGGGGAGTGCAAGATGTGGAGGCTGCAATGCTGGATAACGGCAATTTCATCTTAAGGAGCATCACGAACCAAGCTAAGATCATATGGCAGAGCTTTGACTCTCCTACTGATACATGGTTCCCTGGAATTAATATTACACTTGGTGCTAAATTGCTGACTTCATGGAAGAGCTATGATGACCCAGCAGTAGGGGATTATTCTTTTGGACCTGGCATAACTAATGCATCTCAACTCATTATCTGGTGGAAAGGGATCCAATTTTGGACCAGTTTACGCTGGAATGGTGATACCAACTCTCTCATTCCAGAGCTGACATCTCTTGGTATCATCCCTGTTTTATTTCAATGTGACAACCTTACATGTACATACACTGCCAATCCCAGAGACACAATGACAAAGATTGTGTTAGATCCAAATGGTTCATTGAACATAGCCCAATTTAGTCCTGTAACTGAGTCATGGACTCTGTTATGGCGACAGCCTCCTAGCTGTGAGGTATCTAACATATGTGGTGTTTTTGGTATATGCAACAACAATATGTCACCCATATGTCATTGTCCACTAGGCTTTGAACAACAAGCAGGAGATACCCGGAAAGGGTGCACTAGGCAAATCCAACTGCAGTGTAATGGTGATAGGTTTGTTAATATGTCCAATATGCGATTCCCTGACTCAAGAGTTAAACTTTCTGTTATGGGAGACGGCAAATGCCAATTGGAATGCATGAAAAATTGCTCCTGCACTGCATACACTTATTCTGTATTGGATGGTTGCAGCCTATGGTATGGCAATTTAACAAATATGCAGGACGGATATAAGAGTGGAGCAGGGACTCTTTATCTTCGTGTTGCTAATAGTTCAG GTCACAAATTACTTTGGATAGCTGGTGTACTTCCTTCAATTGGATTTCTTATTTTTTGTCTGATCTTGTTTATTTGGATCAGCAGATCAAAAAACAAAG GAAAAGGAAAACAGGATGGTCATCACTCCATAATGACTTCGGATGCTATCAAACTCTGGGAGGGTGAGAAAACAAGCACTTATTTTGCGGTGTTTTCCTTTTCACAAATAAGAAATGGTACAGACAAATTTTCAACAGAAAACATGCTTGGAGAAGGGGGGTTTGGCCCAGTGTACAAG GGCCACTTACCGGATGGGCAAGAGATTGCTGTTAAGAGACTGGCAGCAAATTCAGGGCAAGGGTTAACTGAGTTTAAAAACGAAGTCCTCCTCATAGCTAAACTTCAGCACAGCAATTTAGTCCGGCTGTTAGGTTGCtgcattgaagaggaagagatgcTATTAGTGTATGAGTACATGCCAAACAAAAGCTTGGATTTCTTCTTATTTG AAAAATCAAGAAGAGCTTTGCTAGACTGGGAGATGCGCATGAACATAATCGAAGGGGTCGCGCAGGGTCTTATCTATCTCCACAAGCATTCTCGGCTCAGGGTTATCCATAGGGACCTGAAAGCAAGCAACATTTTGCTGGACACTGATATGAACCCTAAGATCTCGGACTTTGGGATGGCGAGAATATTCGATCCCAAAGGAACGCAAGCCAATACGAAAAGAGTTGTAGGAACATA TGGCTACATGGCTCCCGAGTATGCTATGGCAGGCAATTTCTCCACCAAGTCCGATGTGTTTAGCTACGGAGTGTTGCTTCTGGAGATTATCAGTGGAATGAGAAACGCTGGACCTCGAAGGCATGGCAACTCCGTTAGCCTCCTTGGTTAC GCATGGGAACTATGGAACGAAGGCAGGTGCCATGAGCTCATCGATAAACCATTACGCGGCAGGTGTCCTGAGAACGTAGCGTTAAGATGCATCCATGTCAGCTTGCTGTGTGTTCAGGAGCAAGCTGCGGATCGGCCCTCCATGACTGAGGTCATTTCAATGATTACCAACGGAAGTGCCACGTTACCAGACCCAAAGCAGCCCGGTTTCCTCTCCATGTTGGTCCCAAACGAAACCGATGTCGCTGAAGAAACATGCTCCCTGAATGGTCTCTCAGTCACCATCCTTGACGGAAGATAG
- the LOC100272682 gene encoding uncharacterized protein isoform X3, protein MLDNGNFILRSITNQAKIIWQSFDSPTDTWFPGINITLGAKLLTSWKSYDDPAVGDYSFGPGITNASQLIIWWKGIQFWTSLRWNGDTNSLIPELTSLGIIPVLFQCDNLTCTYTANPRDTMTKIVLDPNGSLNIAQFSPVTESWTLLWRQPPSCEVSNICGVFGICNNNMSPICHCPLGFEQQAGDTRKGCTRQIQLQCNGDRFVNMSNMRFPDSRVKLSVMGDGKCQLECMKNCSCTAYTYSVLDGCSLWYGNLTNMQDGYKSGAGTLYLRVANSSGHKLLWIAGVLPSIGFLIFCLILFIWISRSKNKGKGKQDGHHSIMTSDAIKLWEGEKTSTYFAVFSFSQIRNGTDKFSTENMLGEGGFGPVYKGHLPDGQEIAVKRLAANSGQGLTEFKNEVLLIAKLQHSNLVRLLGCCIEEEEMLLVYEYMPNKSLDFFLFEKSRRALLDWEMRMNIIEGVAQGLIYLHKHSRLRVIHRDLKASNILLDTDMNPKISDFGMARIFDPKGTQANTKRVVGTYGYMAPEYAMAGNFSTKSDVFSYGVLLLEIISGMRNAGPRRHGNSVSLLGYAWELWNEGRCHELIDKPLRGRCPENVALRCIHVSLLCVQEQAADRPSMTEVISMITNGSATLPDPKQPGFLSMLVPNETDVAEETCSLNGLSVTILDGR, encoded by the exons ATGCTGGATAACGGCAATTTCATCTTAAGGAGCATCACGAACCAAGCTAAGATCATATGGCAGAGCTTTGACTCTCCTACTGATACATGGTTCCCTGGAATTAATATTACACTTGGTGCTAAATTGCTGACTTCATGGAAGAGCTATGATGACCCAGCAGTAGGGGATTATTCTTTTGGACCTGGCATAACTAATGCATCTCAACTCATTATCTGGTGGAAAGGGATCCAATTTTGGACCAGTTTACGCTGGAATGGTGATACCAACTCTCTCATTCCAGAGCTGACATCTCTTGGTATCATCCCTGTTTTATTTCAATGTGACAACCTTACATGTACATACACTGCCAATCCCAGAGACACAATGACAAAGATTGTGTTAGATCCAAATGGTTCATTGAACATAGCCCAATTTAGTCCTGTAACTGAGTCATGGACTCTGTTATGGCGACAGCCTCCTAGCTGTGAGGTATCTAACATATGTGGTGTTTTTGGTATATGCAACAACAATATGTCACCCATATGTCATTGTCCACTAGGCTTTGAACAACAAGCAGGAGATACCCGGAAAGGGTGCACTAGGCAAATCCAACTGCAGTGTAATGGTGATAGGTTTGTTAATATGTCCAATATGCGATTCCCTGACTCAAGAGTTAAACTTTCTGTTATGGGAGACGGCAAATGCCAATTGGAATGCATGAAAAATTGCTCCTGCACTGCATACACTTATTCTGTATTGGATGGTTGCAGCCTATGGTATGGCAATTTAACAAATATGCAGGACGGATATAAGAGTGGAGCAGGGACTCTTTATCTTCGTGTTGCTAATAGTTCAG GTCACAAATTACTTTGGATAGCTGGTGTACTTCCTTCAATTGGATTTCTTATTTTTTGTCTGATCTTGTTTATTTGGATCAGCAGATCAAAAAACAAAG GAAAAGGAAAACAGGATGGTCATCACTCCATAATGACTTCGGATGCTATCAAACTCTGGGAGGGTGAGAAAACAAGCACTTATTTTGCGGTGTTTTCCTTTTCACAAATAAGAAATGGTACAGACAAATTTTCAACAGAAAACATGCTTGGAGAAGGGGGGTTTGGCCCAGTGTACAAG GGCCACTTACCGGATGGGCAAGAGATTGCTGTTAAGAGACTGGCAGCAAATTCAGGGCAAGGGTTAACTGAGTTTAAAAACGAAGTCCTCCTCATAGCTAAACTTCAGCACAGCAATTTAGTCCGGCTGTTAGGTTGCtgcattgaagaggaagagatgcTATTAGTGTATGAGTACATGCCAAACAAAAGCTTGGATTTCTTCTTATTTG AAAAATCAAGAAGAGCTTTGCTAGACTGGGAGATGCGCATGAACATAATCGAAGGGGTCGCGCAGGGTCTTATCTATCTCCACAAGCATTCTCGGCTCAGGGTTATCCATAGGGACCTGAAAGCAAGCAACATTTTGCTGGACACTGATATGAACCCTAAGATCTCGGACTTTGGGATGGCGAGAATATTCGATCCCAAAGGAACGCAAGCCAATACGAAAAGAGTTGTAGGAACATA TGGCTACATGGCTCCCGAGTATGCTATGGCAGGCAATTTCTCCACCAAGTCCGATGTGTTTAGCTACGGAGTGTTGCTTCTGGAGATTATCAGTGGAATGAGAAACGCTGGACCTCGAAGGCATGGCAACTCCGTTAGCCTCCTTGGTTAC GCATGGGAACTATGGAACGAAGGCAGGTGCCATGAGCTCATCGATAAACCATTACGCGGCAGGTGTCCTGAGAACGTAGCGTTAAGATGCATCCATGTCAGCTTGCTGTGTGTTCAGGAGCAAGCTGCGGATCGGCCCTCCATGACTGAGGTCATTTCAATGATTACCAACGGAAGTGCCACGTTACCAGACCCAAAGCAGCCCGGTTTCCTCTCCATGTTGGTCCCAAACGAAACCGATGTCGCTGAAGAAACATGCTCCCTGAATGGTCTCTCAGTCACCATCCTTGACGGAAGATAG
- the LOC100272682 gene encoding uncharacterized protein isoform X1 produces the protein MFGKISFCRECTLVNLLILSVIASRCLSAPTERLGSIFQNQSILDGQTLVSMSRIFVLGFFSPGASSKRYVGIWHNDVSERRVVWVANRNDPLQDTSGILKFDNSSNLIVLDGRGNSFTVAYGRGVQDVEAAMLDNGNFILRSITNQAKIIWQSFDSPTDTWFPGINITLGAKLLTSWKSYDDPAVGDYSFGPGITNASQLIIWWKGIQFWTSLRWNGDTNSLIPELTSLGIIPVLFQCDNLTCTYTANPRDTMTKIVLDPNGSLNIAQFSPVTESWTLLWRQPPSCEVSNICGVFGICNNNMSPICHCPLGFEQQAGDTRKGCTRQIQLQCNGDRFVNMSNMRFPDSRVKLSVMGDGKCQLECMKNCSCTAYTYSVLDGCSLWYGNLTNMQDGYKSGAGTLYLRVANSSGHKLLWIAGVLPSIGFLIFCLILFIWISRSKNKGKGKQDGHHSIMTSDAIKLWEENMLGEGGFGPVYKGHLPDGQEIAVKRLAANSGQGLTEFKNEVLLIAKLQHSNLVRLLGCCIEEEEMLLVYEYMPNKSLDFFLFEKSRRALLDWEMRMNIIEGVAQGLIYLHKHSRLRVIHRDLKASNILLDTDMNPKISDFGMARIFDPKGTQANTKRVVGTYGYMAPEYAMAGNFSTKSDVFSYGVLLLEIISGMRNAGPRRHGNSVSLLGYAWELWNEGRCHELIDKPLRGRCPENVALRCIHVSLLCVQEQAADRPSMTEVISMITNGSATLPDPKQPGFLSMLVPNETDVAEETCSLNGLSVTILDGR, from the exons ATGTTTGGGAAAATAAGTTTCTGCAGAGAGTGCACCCTTGTTAATTTGTTGATCCTGTCTGTAATAGCATCAAGATGCTTGTCAGCTCCCACAGAAAGATTAGGCAGTATTTTTCAGAACCAATCAATTTTAGATGGGCAGACACTAGTGTCCATGAGCAGAATTTTCGTGCTCGGTTTCTTTAGCCCTGGAGCTTCGAGCAAGCGATATGTTGGTATATGGCACAACGATGTTTCAGAAAGAAGAGTTGTATGGGTTGCCAACAGGAACGATCCATTACAAGATACTTCTGGCATACTTAAGTTTGATAACAGTAGCAATCTGATCGTTTTAGATGGGAGGGGCAACTCATTCACAGTGGCTTATGGACGGGGAGTGCAAGATGTGGAGGCTGCAATGCTGGATAACGGCAATTTCATCTTAAGGAGCATCACGAACCAAGCTAAGATCATATGGCAGAGCTTTGACTCTCCTACTGATACATGGTTCCCTGGAATTAATATTACACTTGGTGCTAAATTGCTGACTTCATGGAAGAGCTATGATGACCCAGCAGTAGGGGATTATTCTTTTGGACCTGGCATAACTAATGCATCTCAACTCATTATCTGGTGGAAAGGGATCCAATTTTGGACCAGTTTACGCTGGAATGGTGATACCAACTCTCTCATTCCAGAGCTGACATCTCTTGGTATCATCCCTGTTTTATTTCAATGTGACAACCTTACATGTACATACACTGCCAATCCCAGAGACACAATGACAAAGATTGTGTTAGATCCAAATGGTTCATTGAACATAGCCCAATTTAGTCCTGTAACTGAGTCATGGACTCTGTTATGGCGACAGCCTCCTAGCTGTGAGGTATCTAACATATGTGGTGTTTTTGGTATATGCAACAACAATATGTCACCCATATGTCATTGTCCACTAGGCTTTGAACAACAAGCAGGAGATACCCGGAAAGGGTGCACTAGGCAAATCCAACTGCAGTGTAATGGTGATAGGTTTGTTAATATGTCCAATATGCGATTCCCTGACTCAAGAGTTAAACTTTCTGTTATGGGAGACGGCAAATGCCAATTGGAATGCATGAAAAATTGCTCCTGCACTGCATACACTTATTCTGTATTGGATGGTTGCAGCCTATGGTATGGCAATTTAACAAATATGCAGGACGGATATAAGAGTGGAGCAGGGACTCTTTATCTTCGTGTTGCTAATAGTTCAG GTCACAAATTACTTTGGATAGCTGGTGTACTTCCTTCAATTGGATTTCTTATTTTTTGTCTGATCTTGTTTATTTGGATCAGCAGATCAAAAAACAAAG GAAAAGGAAAACAGGATGGTCATCACTCCATAATGACTTCGGATGCTATCAAACTCTGGGAGG AAAACATGCTTGGAGAAGGGGGGTTTGGCCCAGTGTACAAG GGCCACTTACCGGATGGGCAAGAGATTGCTGTTAAGAGACTGGCAGCAAATTCAGGGCAAGGGTTAACTGAGTTTAAAAACGAAGTCCTCCTCATAGCTAAACTTCAGCACAGCAATTTAGTCCGGCTGTTAGGTTGCtgcattgaagaggaagagatgcTATTAGTGTATGAGTACATGCCAAACAAAAGCTTGGATTTCTTCTTATTTG AAAAATCAAGAAGAGCTTTGCTAGACTGGGAGATGCGCATGAACATAATCGAAGGGGTCGCGCAGGGTCTTATCTATCTCCACAAGCATTCTCGGCTCAGGGTTATCCATAGGGACCTGAAAGCAAGCAACATTTTGCTGGACACTGATATGAACCCTAAGATCTCGGACTTTGGGATGGCGAGAATATTCGATCCCAAAGGAACGCAAGCCAATACGAAAAGAGTTGTAGGAACATA TGGCTACATGGCTCCCGAGTATGCTATGGCAGGCAATTTCTCCACCAAGTCCGATGTGTTTAGCTACGGAGTGTTGCTTCTGGAGATTATCAGTGGAATGAGAAACGCTGGACCTCGAAGGCATGGCAACTCCGTTAGCCTCCTTGGTTAC GCATGGGAACTATGGAACGAAGGCAGGTGCCATGAGCTCATCGATAAACCATTACGCGGCAGGTGTCCTGAGAACGTAGCGTTAAGATGCATCCATGTCAGCTTGCTGTGTGTTCAGGAGCAAGCTGCGGATCGGCCCTCCATGACTGAGGTCATTTCAATGATTACCAACGGAAGTGCCACGTTACCAGACCCAAAGCAGCCCGGTTTCCTCTCCATGTTGGTCCCAAACGAAACCGATGTCGCTGAAGAAACATGCTCCCTGAATGGTCTCTCAGTCACCATCCTTGACGGAAGATAG
- the LOC100272682 gene encoding uncharacterized protein isoform X5 — protein MTSDAIKLWEGEKTSTYFAVFSFSQIRNGTDKFSTENMLGEGGFGPVYKGHLPDGQEIAVKRLAANSGQGLTEFKNEVLLIAKLQHSNLVRLLGCCIEEEEMLLVYEYMPNKSLDFFLFEKSRRALLDWEMRMNIIEGVAQGLIYLHKHSRLRVIHRDLKASNILLDTDMNPKISDFGMARIFDPKGTQANTKRVVGTYGYMAPEYAMAGNFSTKSDVFSYGVLLLEIISGMRNAGPRRHGNSVSLLGYAWELWNEGRCHELIDKPLRGRCPENVALRCIHVSLLCVQEQAADRPSMTEVISMITNGSATLPDPKQPGFLSMLVPNETDVAEETCSLNGLSVTILDGR, from the exons ATGACTTCGGATGCTATCAAACTCTGGGAGGGTGAGAAAACAAGCACTTATTTTGCGGTGTTTTCCTTTTCACAAATAAGAAATGGTACAGACAAATTTTCAACAGAAAACATGCTTGGAGAAGGGGGGTTTGGCCCAGTGTACAAG GGCCACTTACCGGATGGGCAAGAGATTGCTGTTAAGAGACTGGCAGCAAATTCAGGGCAAGGGTTAACTGAGTTTAAAAACGAAGTCCTCCTCATAGCTAAACTTCAGCACAGCAATTTAGTCCGGCTGTTAGGTTGCtgcattgaagaggaagagatgcTATTAGTGTATGAGTACATGCCAAACAAAAGCTTGGATTTCTTCTTATTTG AAAAATCAAGAAGAGCTTTGCTAGACTGGGAGATGCGCATGAACATAATCGAAGGGGTCGCGCAGGGTCTTATCTATCTCCACAAGCATTCTCGGCTCAGGGTTATCCATAGGGACCTGAAAGCAAGCAACATTTTGCTGGACACTGATATGAACCCTAAGATCTCGGACTTTGGGATGGCGAGAATATTCGATCCCAAAGGAACGCAAGCCAATACGAAAAGAGTTGTAGGAACATA TGGCTACATGGCTCCCGAGTATGCTATGGCAGGCAATTTCTCCACCAAGTCCGATGTGTTTAGCTACGGAGTGTTGCTTCTGGAGATTATCAGTGGAATGAGAAACGCTGGACCTCGAAGGCATGGCAACTCCGTTAGCCTCCTTGGTTAC GCATGGGAACTATGGAACGAAGGCAGGTGCCATGAGCTCATCGATAAACCATTACGCGGCAGGTGTCCTGAGAACGTAGCGTTAAGATGCATCCATGTCAGCTTGCTGTGTGTTCAGGAGCAAGCTGCGGATCGGCCCTCCATGACTGAGGTCATTTCAATGATTACCAACGGAAGTGCCACGTTACCAGACCCAAAGCAGCCCGGTTTCCTCTCCATGTTGGTCCCAAACGAAACCGATGTCGCTGAAGAAACATGCTCCCTGAATGGTCTCTCAGTCACCATCCTTGACGGAAGATAG